In the genome of Rhizobium sp. NZLR1, the window GCAAGCACGCTGTTCGGTTATTTCGTCGCCAATCTTTCCAGTGAGGATTTCCTCTCATGGGGCTGGCGTTATCCGTTCTTCGTCGCCTTCGCGATCAATGTCGTGGCGCTCTTTGCGCGCCTGCGGCTGGTGATGACCAAGGAATTCGGCACGCTGCTGGAGCAGCACGAGCTGGAGGCAGCACCAATCTTCGACGTGCTGCGCGTTCACGGCCGCGATATCTTGATCGGCGCCTTCGTGCCGCTCGCCAGTTTCGCCATGTTCCACCTCGTCACCATCTTCCCGCTCGGCTGGATGAGCCTTTACGGCAACCAGCCGATCGGCGCCTTCATGGTAGTGCAGGTGGTCGGCGCCATGGTCGGCATCGTCACGATCATCGCCTCGGGCCTGATTGCCGATCGCATCGGCCGGCGCGCCCAGCTTGCCATCTGCGCTGTCTTGATCGCCGTCTTCAGCTTCGTCGGGCCGATCCTGATCGCCTCCGGCAACAGCGGCCACGATGCCTTCGTCATCATCGGCTTCGGCGTGCTTGGCCTGTCCTTCGGCCAGGCGACCGGCTCGATCTCGTCGCGCTTCGGCCGCGGCTATCGCTACACCGGCGCCGCCTTCACCTCGGACCTTGCCTGGCTGATCGGCGCCGGTTTCGCGCCGCTGGTGGCGCTCAGCCTCTCCAGCCGCTTCGGCTTGACCTTCGTCGGCTACTATCTGCTGTCCGGCGCCATCTGCACGCTTGCCGCACTTGCCTTCAGCAGGGCGCTGGAACAGCGCGAATAGGCGGGCCTGAAGACACGGCCTGCATGGGAAACCGTGCAGGCTCGGTTTGCTGATAAATTTCAAACTTCGCTGTTCACTCGTCGTCATCCTCGGCCTTGTGCCGAGGATGTGCTACATATGAACCGGCTGCAGATGCTAGGGACAAGCCCGAGAAAGAGAGGTGGCCGGCTTTGTCAGTCGTCCGAGCATCCACGGGAATCATGCAGGCCGCGTTTTCGAATTGCGCAATTTCAATTATTGAATGCATTGCAATCTATAATTAAATGCATATCCTTATCGGCCTGAAAGAGGATATGCCATGGCTGCGGAAACCATCGATCATTCGACCCTTTCCCGCCTTGTCGACGCAGGAGCGGTCGATGGCGCGCATGTGGTCGGCAAAACCGGCGGCTGGTCCGTCGTTATCCGCTACGGCAAGGCAGAGCGCCCGCTCGCGGCTCAACGCAGCCGGCAGGTGCGTGTGTTCAAGCGCATGGACACCTTGGTCTCCTATCTCAAGGATGTCGGCATCTCGCAGTTCGATGTCGATGCGGCCGATTACGCCCCTCAGACGGCGTCGCGGCCGGATCGGGCCGCGGCTCTGCGTCGGACCCATGAGGCGGCCGAATACGACAAGTGGTTCCGCGAACAGGTCGAGGAAGCGATCCGGGAAGCCGATGATCCGAACGCCGTCTGGATTAGTGCGCAGGACGCCGAAGAGCGAATGGACAAGCTTCGGGCCGAACTGCTGGCGCAGCTGGAATCCGGAGATAAGGCTTGATCGTCAAATGGCTGCAGCAGGCTCTCCTGAATCGGGAAGGCCAGATTCGGCACATCTTCGCTCAAAATCCGCAGGCTGCAATTGCGTTGGATGATGTTATCCGACATCAGGCCAAAATGCTCGCCGATCACCCCGAAGCAGGACGCGGCGGCCGTCTCGATGGAACGCGGGAATTGGTCATCCCGCGCACTGCATTTCTGCTGATCTATCGCATCGACAGAAAAGTCCAGAGGGTGGAAATACTGCGCCTTCTTCATGGCGCCCAGCAATGGCCGCCGAAAGGCTGAATGCGCATTTTACTGCGCCATCTGCGGCTGCTTTGCCGCGCGGGCCGCGGTCAATTCCGCCGTCGTGTGGTTCAGGCGGTCGGCGAGAACGCGCATGATTTCCACGGCCATTTCGGGGAAGTCGCTGAGCAGCTTCAGGAAGTGCTCCTTGCTGATGCGCAGCACTTCGAGCGGGGAGGTGGCGCGCACCGTTGCCGTGCGCGAGACATCGCAGAGGATGGCGATTTCGCCGACGATGGAATTGAGCTCGACATCGGCAACCTTGATCTCGCCGGCCGGTGAGGAGACGATGATGTCGGCGGTGCCGGAAAGAATCACATAGGCGGCGTCGCCGACATCGCCCTGATGGAAGAGGTTCTGACCGGCCTTGTAGGTCATGCGGTCGGAGGTGAAGGCCAAAAGCTTGAGCTTTGCTGGCGCAATCCTCGAAAAGATCGGCACCCGTCGCAGCATTTCGACTTCGTCTCTCAACAGCATGAGCGTTTCAATCCCCTGACGCCGGGTTCTTCGAACCAGATGTCTTCAATTCCGGGCGTCCCATCGGGAACACCTACCATCGCCGCCCCTATAGAATATTACGATAACAGTTCCTTGAACATCCCGTTTTTCTCGGAAAGTTCCGGATAGTTTCCGGCTTCCGCCAGTCCGCCGCGGTCGAAGAGCAGGATCCGGTCGAACACCTCTGCCATCCGGGCATTGGAAAGCACCCAGATGATTGCCGGCCGCTGGCCTTCTTCGTGAAGGTCTTCGACGATGTTGCGGGTGATCTGATCCTGAACGCGCTGGTCTAGCGCCGATAGCGGCCGATTGAAGATGAAATAGTCCGAGCGTTTCAACAGCGCGCGGGCAAGGTTCAGCTTCTGCCGCTGCACCATAGTCAGCCGCTTGCCGCCGGAGCCGACGTCGAATTCGAGGCCGATCGACAGAACATCGTCATAAAGGTCGAGCGCGTCGAAGAGCTCGCCCATGATGCCGCGGATGCGATCGGAGGCGTCGGCCTGCTGATAGGCGATGCGGCCGAAGAGCACATTGTCCATCAGGCTTGCAGACGGGGTGAAACGCTCGGCGTCGTAGCGCTCGATCAGCTCGGCGAGATCGGCCGGAATATGCTCGTGAAACTGCTTGCGGGCGTTGACGATCTTGCCCATCAGCTCGTCCGTCAGCAAGCCGAAGCGGTGGCGCGGCTCGATATAGGCAAAACTCAGCCGGATGATGGCCGAACGTTCCTCGGGCGTCGCGTCTTCGAAGCGGCGGCTTTGCAGTTTCTGCAGCAGCGCCTGATAGGTCGGAATGTCATCCGCCGTCATGAAGGTCAGCTGCTGGAAGAACGGATGGTCCGGCGGCAGATCATGGAAGAGTTCCACCGCATTCTCGGCGATCTCCAGGCCCATGGCATAGAGATCGGTGCTGAGGCCGGTTTCGCGGAACAGCTGCTGGAAATAGGGATGCGCGGCCAGCCTGCGATTGGTCATCAGCGGCCGCTTCATCGTGCCGAAGAGCAGGTTCTCGCCAACCGTCGCCTGGCCGTTATAGGCGTCGAAATCGAAAGGCACGACGATCGTGTCGAGCCCTTCGTCGCGCAGCCGGTCCCGGAGCGAGGCACGCAGTGCGACGACGTGATCGCTGACGGCCACATGCACGTCGGTGTTGACGGTCGATCGCAGCGCCAGATCCAGAATGTCCTGCGAGATCATCACGGCGTCGAGCACCGGGCGGATCGCTTTCAAAAGGTCTTCCGGCCCGCTGGCGCCGGCTGCCTTATAGTCCACCCAGTCGCTGTTGAGGTCGAGCGTCGGATTGCCGGCCTTCACCGCCTCGATGGAATGCCATTTGTATTCCAGCGCTTCCTGCTCGTCGTAGACCGGATCGGTCATCGGCGCGTGCTTGAGGCCGTAGAGCAGATTGCTGGCAAGCGTGCCATGGAAGAAGAAGGTGTCGGCCGAGGCGTAGGAGATGCGCCGGCCGGTGATCGATTCCGGCATAGCCAACAGGTCCTGCCCGTCGATGGTGATGCGGCCGGAATCCGGCCAGACCATGCGTCCGAGCGCTTCGGCGAAGGCTTCCGCGCCGCTGCCGTTCGGGCCGACGATCGCAACTGTCTCGTTCGGCTTGATCTCGACGGAGACGTGGTCGACCAGGCGGGCGCCGCTGTCATCGGAGAGTGAGAGGTTGGTGACAACGAACGCATGCGTCAGCGGACCCACCGGGGCAGTGGCGAGCTCCTGGATGCGGCTGTCGATCAGCGGCTCGACATTGAACTGCTCATAGACCTGCTGGTACTTCACCTGCACGTCCTGGCGCATCTGGTCCCAGTCGATCAGTTCCTTCAGCGGCCCGGGCAGGTCCTTATAGGCTGATATGACGGCGACGAGCTGGCCGATATCGAGCCTGCCCTGCAGCGCCAGGTAGCCGCCGATCGCGTAGAACAGGAAAGGCGTGACCTGGGCGAGGAAGTTGTTGATGAACTTCACCAGGAACTTCCACTGGTAAAGGTCGTAGCGGATCGAAAAGATCCGGCCAAGCCGCGAGGCGATGTCGGCGCGTTCGAGGTTGGAGGTGTCGTTGCCGTGGATCGTGCCAATGCCGTCGACGATTTCGCCGACGCGGCCGGAAAGCTCGCGTGCCGTCAGCTGCCGCTGGCGGCCGAGCTCCAGCAGCCGCTTGCGCATGCGAGGGATGATGATGGCCTGGACGCCGACGATGCCGGCGGCGATCATGCCGAGCCAGAAATTCTGGACGATGATGAAGGCGAGTGCGGTGATCGCCTGGCCGCCGAGAAGGGCAGGCGAGACGAAGGCATCGCCGGTGAAACCGCCCATCGGCTCCACCTCGTCCTTGATCATGGTGGCGATCTCGGCGGATTTTACCCGCTTGAAATGAATGGGCGGAAAACGCAGCACCCGGTCGACCAGCTCGAAGCGGATACGGCGCAGCATGCGCTCGCCAAGCCGGCCCTTATAGGTGTTGATATAGAACTTGAAGAGGCCGTTCAGCACCACCAGCGCCAGGAACACCAGGCTAAGGGCCATCAGCATCTGGAAGCGGTTGAGCTGCAAGCCTTGAAAGAACTCGACATGGCCGATCAGCGGGATGTCGTAGGCAATGTGCATGAAGGTCTGCCGTGCGCCCGGACCTTCGAAGCCGTCACCCTGGATCGGTCCGTTGACGATCTGCTTCGGCAGGTCGAAGGACAGGAAGTAGGGCACCATCGAGGCGGCGACGACAGCCAGAATCCACAGCTGCTGCAGCCGCGTGTTTTTCCAGATGTAGCGGGCGAGGCTTTTTTCCATGGCTAACCGTCAGCTTGCTGGGAAATTCCGGGGGCCGGGATGGGGAGGAATGTTGAGAACAGGACCATGCAGCCGGACCGCCGATATCGCAATGAAAACAAGGCGAAGCGACCGGCTGCAGAAACGCCGATTCTCGCCGGAACATTGCTTATATCACAGGAATTTTGGATTAGGCGAGCGATTCGGCCAGCATGGAGCGAATGATGCCAGCGGTTTTCTCGGCGCCGTCGAGATCGAGCAATACCGGCTCGCGGCGCGCCGTGGCGAGCGCCTTTTCGACGGCCTCTTTCACATGGCCAGCCGTCAGTCCGGTTTCCGGCAGGATATCGGCCAGATCAAGCGCCTGCAGCCGCTCGGCGCGCACCGTCTGCTCGGTCTCGCCGCCGACAACGAAGGGGATGAGGATCGCCCGGCATTCGGTGCGCAGGAGGTCGCCGACCGTGTTATAGCCGGCCTGCGAGATCGAAACCTTGGCGCCGCGCAGTAGCGAGGGAAAATCCTTGCGGAAGCGCACCAGCGTCACATTCGCAGGCGCGTCCTGCGACAGCGCGGCGAAATCGGCTTCCGGCAGGTTGGGACCCGATATCAGCAGCCAGCGGAGATCGGCGGGCAGCATCGCCGCCGCCTCTTTCGCCGCACCGATCAGCGCGGCGCCGACCGCGCCGCCGCCCGCCGATGCGATGATATCGAATATCTCGGTCGGTTCCGGCGCCGGCGGCGCTGCGACGAGGCCGGTATAACGCAGCCTGTCGGCGATCTCCCCTGTCAGCGGGAACGTGTCTTCGAGCCTGACGAAGCTCGGATCGCCGTGGACCAGCACGGCATCGAAATGCGCTTTGACCAGGGCGGCGGTTTCCGCGTCGCGGCCGGCCTTGCGGTTTTCCTGCAGGATGTCGCGCACCGAGCTCAAGAGTTTCGGTCGGGGCTCGGCCTTGTCGATTGCGGCAAGCAAAGGCAGCAGTTCGAAGCGCATCTGCCGGCGGCCGAAGGGAAAGGCTTCGATGATGACGACATCGGGCCTTGCTGCATGAAAGGCGTTAAGTAGCAGATCGCGGCGGGCATGGAGGAAATCCTCGCCCGCTGGCCGGCCATCGGCATCGGCGAGACCGGAGAAACCGGCATTGCTGGCAACGACCGCCGGCAAGGCCACGGTCTTCACACCCTCGCCCGGAAAACCCGGAACCGGCAGGCCGCCGGTGATGACGGTGACGTCGAAACCATCCTTGGCAAGCGCACTGGCGATGCGGCTGGCGCGGGCTATGTGGCCGATGCCGAGCAGGTGCTGGACGTAGAAGAAGATGCGCGGTGCCGTCATGACGCCTTCTGCCATTCGGCCTCGAACAGGCCGGTGAGCTGTCTGATGCTGGAGTGATAGTCGAAATCTTCGCGCACCCGCTTTTCGGCGGCGTCGCCGAGGCGCTTGCGCAGGGCCGGGTCGCGGATTGCCGCCTCCAGCGCTTTGGCAAGCAGCGCCGGATCCTCTGGCGGCACCACCAGGCCGTTTTCACCGTCCGTCAGCAGCTCCGGCACGCCGGATACGTCGGTCGAGAGGCAGGCGAGCCGCTGGCTCGCGGCTTCCACAAGCACGTTCGGCAGGCCGTCGCGGTCGCCGTTGGCGGCGATCCGGCAGGCAAGCGCGAAGAGGTCGGCGCGGCGATAATGATCGAGCACGTCTTCCTGCGCCATGGCGCCCTTCCAGACGATGCGGTCGGCAAGGCCGAGTTCGGCTGCCAGCGCCTTCAGCCTCGCAAGCTCCTCGCCGCCGCCGATATGCTCCATGCGCCAGTGGAGGTCGGCGGGCAACAGGGCCAGCGCGCGCAGCAGCACGTCGTAGCCCTTCTTTTCGACGGCGCGGCCGACGCTAAGGATGAAGGCGGGATCGGCGGGGTCGCTGCCGGTCCTGTCCGAACGCTCGCCGGCAAAATGGCCGAAACGGGCAAGATCGAGCCCGTGGTAACTTAGGTGCACCGCATCCTTGCGGGACGTCAGTGCGCGCATGTGCTCATAGCCCGTCCTGGTGCAGGTGACGGCCCAGCGGGCACTGCCGAGTTTCTCGTGCAACTCCCAGTCGGGTGACGTCCATATGTCCTTGGCATGCGCCGAACAGGTCCAGGGCGTGCCGGTGAGGATGCTCGCATATTCCGTCACCGAAGCCGGTGTGTGGATGAAATGGGCATGCAGCCATTGCCCGCCGTCCGGCCATTCTCGTCCCAGCACCAGTGCCTGGCCAAGACGGCGGAAGCGGTTGCGGGAGAGGTCGCGCGTGAGGTCGGCGAGGAAGCGTTTGATCAGCGCCTTGAAGCCCGGTTTGGAAAAACCGGCGACCAGGCCCTTCAGCACGCGGATCGGCTCTTCATGCAGATATTCCGGCAGGTAGACGACCCGCGCCCTGATCTCGTCATGCACGGGATGGCGCTTCTTGTCGGTCGGCCGGCGCATCGAAATCAGCGTGAGGTCGAAGCCGGCCTTTTCGAGGCCGAGCAGCTCCTGGGCGATGAAGGTTTCCGAAAGGCGGGGATAGCCTTTCAGCACGACGAGGATCTTGCGGCGTGGCGGCAAGGCTGTTCCCTATTCCGCGCCGACGAGGGAAAGGTGGCTGCCGCGGCCGTCGATCCATCGGCCGACGGTCTGCGAGATGTGGTCCAGCCCCTCGAGATGCATATTGCTGCCGCTCTTTGATGGCGGCAGCCGGGAGGGAAGACGCTTCAGAGCCTCGGCCATGATGGTCGGATCGACCGATTGTTCCGGCAGCAGCATGTCGACGAGTCCGAGCTCGCTTGCCCGCTGGGCGCGCAGCAACTGTTCCTCGCGCGGCTTGACGCGCGGCACAATGAGGGCCGGCTTGTCGAAGGAGAGGATCTCGCAATAGGTGTTGTAGCCGCCCATCGCGACGACGCCGGTGGCGCCGTCGATCAGCTCTTCCATGTGGTTGTCGAACTCGATCACCTCGATATACGGGATGGCTTCGCCCTTCTGCACCAGCTTGGCGCGCTCGGCGGCCGGCATATAGGGTCCGAGCACGACGAGCGCCTTCTGCGTCAGCGTCGGATCGGCCTCGTAGGCGTTCATGACGTCGTGGACGAGATCGGAGCCGTCGCCGCCGCCGCCTGTGGTGACCAGGAGGTAATTGTCCTTGCGGGCGTTGACCGAGGTCTTGCCCTTGGAGACGCTGCGCTGCAGAAAACCGACGAAATCCATCTTCCGGCGCAGGCTGGCCGGCACGTCGAGACCAACAAGCGGATCGTAGAAATCAGGCGGGCCATAGACCCAGACGCTGTCGTAATATTGGTCGATCTTCTGCATGATGCCGTTCCTCTTCCACTCGGCGTCGAGCAGATGCGGCGCGTCCATGACTTCGCGCAGGCCGAGCACCAGCACGGTGCCGCGGGCCTTGAGATAGGCCAGAGTATCCTCGACCTCCC includes:
- a CDS encoding MFS transporter — encoded protein: MATTSHYGPSSSSLERDARRIHDDKPVSPGSIAVGVVIGRMSEFFDFFVYGLASVLVFPQLVFPFAPDRLTGTLYSFAIFSLAFLARPVGSVVFMTIDRMYGRGTKLTIALFLLGGSTASIAFLPGYDEIGVWSIALLALFRLGQGFALGGAWDGLASLLALNAPANHRGWYAMIPQLGAPIGFALASTLFGYFVANLSSEDFLSWGWRYPFFVAFAINVVALFARLRLVMTKEFGTLLEQHELEAAPIFDVLRVHGRDILIGAFVPLASFAMFHLVTIFPLGWMSLYGNQPIGAFMVVQVVGAMVGIVTIIASGLIADRIGRRAQLAICAVLIAVFSFVGPILIASGNSGHDAFVIIGFGVLGLSFGQATGSISSRFGRGYRYTGAAFTSDLAWLIGAGFAPLVALSLSSRFGLTFVGYYLLSGAICTLAALAFSRALEQRE
- a CDS encoding type II toxin-antitoxin system RelE/ParE family toxin translates to MIVKWLQQALLNREGQIRHIFAQNPQAAIALDDVIRHQAKMLADHPEAGRGGRLDGTRELVIPRTAFLLIYRIDRKVQRVEILRLLHGAQQWPPKG
- a CDS encoding cyclic nucleotide-binding domain-containing protein, coding for MLLRDEVEMLRRVPIFSRIAPAKLKLLAFTSDRMTYKAGQNLFHQGDVGDAAYVILSGTADIIVSSPAGEIKVADVELNSIVGEIAILCDVSRTATVRATSPLEVLRISKEHFLKLLSDFPEMAVEIMRVLADRLNHTTAELTAARAAKQPQMAQ
- a CDS encoding ABC transporter ATP-binding protein — encoded protein: MEKSLARYIWKNTRLQQLWILAVVAASMVPYFLSFDLPKQIVNGPIQGDGFEGPGARQTFMHIAYDIPLIGHVEFFQGLQLNRFQMLMALSLVFLALVVLNGLFKFYINTYKGRLGERMLRRIRFELVDRVLRFPPIHFKRVKSAEIATMIKDEVEPMGGFTGDAFVSPALLGGQAITALAFIIVQNFWLGMIAAGIVGVQAIIIPRMRKRLLELGRQRQLTARELSGRVGEIVDGIGTIHGNDTSNLERADIASRLGRIFSIRYDLYQWKFLVKFINNFLAQVTPFLFYAIGGYLALQGRLDIGQLVAVISAYKDLPGPLKELIDWDQMRQDVQVKYQQVYEQFNVEPLIDSRIQELATAPVGPLTHAFVVTNLSLSDDSGARLVDHVSVEIKPNETVAIVGPNGSGAEAFAEALGRMVWPDSGRITIDGQDLLAMPESITGRRISYASADTFFFHGTLASNLLYGLKHAPMTDPVYDEQEALEYKWHSIEAVKAGNPTLDLNSDWVDYKAAGASGPEDLLKAIRPVLDAVMISQDILDLALRSTVNTDVHVAVSDHVVALRASLRDRLRDEGLDTIVVPFDFDAYNGQATVGENLLFGTMKRPLMTNRRLAAHPYFQQLFRETGLSTDLYAMGLEIAENAVELFHDLPPDHPFFQQLTFMTADDIPTYQALLQKLQSRRFEDATPEERSAIIRLSFAYIEPRHRFGLLTDELMGKIVNARKQFHEHIPADLAELIERYDAERFTPSASLMDNVLFGRIAYQQADASDRIRGIMGELFDALDLYDDVLSIGLEFDVGSGGKRLTMVQRQKLNLARALLKRSDYFIFNRPLSALDQRVQDQITRNIVEDLHEEGQRPAIIWVLSNARMAEVFDRILLFDRGGLAEAGNYPELSEKNGMFKELLS
- a CDS encoding glycosyltransferase codes for the protein MTAPRIFFYVQHLLGIGHIARASRIASALAKDGFDVTVITGGLPVPGFPGEGVKTVALPAVVASNAGFSGLADADGRPAGEDFLHARRDLLLNAFHAARPDVVIIEAFPFGRRQMRFELLPLLAAIDKAEPRPKLLSSVRDILQENRKAGRDAETAALVKAHFDAVLVHGDPSFVRLEDTFPLTGEIADRLRYTGLVAAPPAPEPTEIFDIIASAGGGAVGAALIGAAKEAAAMLPADLRWLLISGPNLPEADFAALSQDAPANVTLVRFRKDFPSLLRGAKVSISQAGYNTVGDLLRTECRAILIPFVVGGETEQTVRAERLQALDLADILPETGLTAGHVKEAVEKALATARREPVLLDLDGAEKTAGIIRSMLAESLA
- a CDS encoding glycosyltransferase, whose protein sequence is MPPRRKILVVLKGYPRLSETFIAQELLGLEKAGFDLTLISMRRPTDKKRHPVHDEIRARVVYLPEYLHEEPIRVLKGLVAGFSKPGFKALIKRFLADLTRDLSRNRFRRLGQALVLGREWPDGGQWLHAHFIHTPASVTEYASILTGTPWTCSAHAKDIWTSPDWELHEKLGSARWAVTCTRTGYEHMRALTSRKDAVHLSYHGLDLARFGHFAGERSDRTGSDPADPAFILSVGRAVEKKGYDVLLRALALLPADLHWRMEHIGGGEELARLKALAAELGLADRIVWKGAMAQEDVLDHYRRADLFALACRIAANGDRDGLPNVLVEAASQRLACLSTDVSGVPELLTDGENGLVVPPEDPALLAKALEAAIRDPALRKRLGDAAEKRVREDFDYHSSIRQLTGLFEAEWQKAS
- a CDS encoding glycosyltransferase family protein translates to MSRRLEDARILMYSHDTFGLGHLRRCRAIAHALVEDYRGLNILIISGATIAGAFDYRARVDFVKIPSVIKLRNGEYTSLASHIDLHETLKMRESSIRHTAETFQPDIFIVDKEPMGLKGEVEDTLAYLKARGTVLVLGLREVMDAPHLLDAEWKRNGIMQKIDQYYDSVWVYGPPDFYDPLVGLDVPASLRRKMDFVGFLQRSVSKGKTSVNARKDNYLLVTTGGGGDGSDLVHDVMNAYEADPTLTQKALVVLGPYMPAAERAKLVQKGEAIPYIEVIEFDNHMEELIDGATGVVAMGGYNTYCEILSFDKPALIVPRVKPREEQLLRAQRASELGLVDMLLPEQSVDPTIMAEALKRLPSRLPPSKSGSNMHLEGLDHISQTVGRWIDGRGSHLSLVGAE